One window from the genome of Glycine soja cultivar W05 chromosome 12, ASM419377v2, whole genome shotgun sequence encodes:
- the LOC114379187 gene encoding TMV resistance protein N-like, with the protein MVSKAIIQCSSSSSHVMRTYDVFVSFRGEDTRNNITSFLLGSLESKGIDVFKDNEDLRKGESIAPELLQAIEVSRIFVVVFSKNYASSTWCLRELTHICNCTQTSPGSVLPIFYDVDPSDVRKLSGSYEEAFAKYKERFREDREKMKEVQTWREALKEVGELGGWDIRDKSQNAEIEKIVQTIIKKLGSKFSSLPKDNLVGMESRVEELVKCLRLGSVNDVRVVGISGMSGIGKTELARALYERISDQFDVHCLVDDVSKIYQDSGRLGVQKQLLSQCLNEKNLEIYDVSQGTCLAWKRLQNAKALVVFDEVVNERQLQMFTGNRDSLLRECLGGGSRIIIISRDEHILRTHGVDDVYQVPLLDREEAVQLFCKNAFKDNFIMSGYAEFADVILSQAQGNPLAIKAVGSSLFGLNAPQWRSAVAKLREQKSRDIMDVLRISFDELDDTNKEIFLDIACFFNNFYVKSVMEILDFRGFYPEHGLQVLQDRSLIINEYGIIGMHGLLIDLGRCIVREKSPKEPSNWSRLWKYQDLYKIMSNNMAAEKLEAIAVDYESDDEGFHEIRVDALSKMSHLKLLKLWGVTSSGSLNHLSDELGYITWDKYPFVCLPKSFQPNKLVELCLEYSNIKHLWKDRKPLHNLRRLVLSHSKNLIELPDLGEALNLEWLDLKGCIKLKKINPSIGLLRKLAYLNLKDCTSLVELPHFKEDLNLQHLTLEGCTHLKHINPSVGLLRKLEYLILEDCKSLVSLPNSILCLNSLKYLSLYGCSGLYNSGLLKEPRDAELLKQLCIGEASTDSKSISSIVKRWFMWSPRLWYSRAHNDSVGCLLPSAPTIPPSMIQLDLSYCNLVQIPDAIGNLHCLEILNLEGNSFAALPDLKGLSKLRYLKLDHCKHLKDFPKLPARTDLSYTFLLPILGRAVELPVWGFSVPKAPNVELPRALGLSMFNCPELVEREGCSSMVLSWMIQIVQAHYQSNFAWWPIGMPGFSNPYICSVIPGSEIEGWFTTQHVSKDNLITIDPPPLMQHDKCIGVAYCVVFAAHSTDLEMVPPETERGYPVMGIVWIPVDVHEDVVTDKSDHLCLFYSPTYIGIGDWKLKVKIMDKKGFPVEVKKYGYRRVHEEDLDLEPSLNTAGIRKRKRGTDE; encoded by the exons ATGGTTTCTAAGGCCATCATCCAATGCAGCTCTTCTTCATCTCACGTGATGAGGACATATGATGTGTTTGTCAGCTTCCGCGGTGAAGACACGCGTAACAACATCACTTCGTTTCTCCTTGGAAGTCTCGAAAGCAAAGGCATCGATGTCTTCAAAGATAATGAAGATCTCAGGAAAGGCGAATCCATAGCACCCGAGCTGCTACAAGCCATTGAAGTGTCTCGCATTTTCGTTGTGGTCTTCTCAAAGAACTATGCTTCTTCAACTTGGTGCTTGCGTGAACTAACACATATCTGCAATTGCACTCAAACATCGCCAGGAAGTGTTCTGCCTATTTTTTATGATGTTGATCCATCAGACGTGCGAAAACTGAGTGGATCTTATGAGGAAGCCTTTGCCAAATATAAAGAAAGATTCAGAGAAGACAGAGAGAAGATGAAGGAAGTGCAGACATGGAGAGAAGCCCTGAAAGAAGTGGGCGAACTCGGTGGTTGGGATATCCGAGATAA GTCACAAAATGCAGAGATTGAAAAAATTGTTCAaaccataataaaaaaattgggttCCAAATTTTCAAGTCTTCCGAAAGATAATCTAGTTGGGATGGAATCTCGTGTTGAAGAATTAGTAAAGTGTTTGCGTTTGGGGTCTGTTAATGATGTTCGAGTTGTTGGAATTAGTGGCATGAGTGGAATAGGAAAGACTGAGCTTGCTCGTGCTTTGTATGAAAGAATCTCTGATCAATTTGATGTTCATTGTCTTGTTGATGATGTAAGCAAAATTTATCAAGATTCTGGTAGATTAGGTGTACAAAAACAGTTACTTTCTCAGTgtctaaatgaaaaaaatctagAGATTTATGATGTTTCCCAAGGAACATGTTTGGCATGGAAGAGGCTACAAAATGCAAAGGCACTTGTAGTTTTTGATGAAGTTGTTAATGAAAGACAACTACAGATGTTTACAGGGAACAGAGACTCTCTATTACGCGAATGCCTAGGTGGAGGGAGCAGAATCATCATAATATCTAGGGATGAACATATATTGAGGACACATGGGGTAGATGATGTTTACCAAGTCCCATTGTTGGATAGAGAAGAAGCTGTTCAGTTGTTTTGCAAAAATGCTttcaaagataattttattatgagTGGTTATGCAGAGTTTGCAGATGTTATACTGTCACAAGCTCAAGGCAATCCCTTAGCAATTAAGGCGGTGGGCTCATCTTTGTTTGGCTTAAATGCCCCACAGTGGAGAAGTGCAGTGGCTAAGCTAAGAGAACAAAAAAGTAGAGATATTATGGATGTGCTGCGAATTAGTTTTGATGAGTTGGATGACACAAACAAGGAAATATTTCTAGATATTGCTTGCttcttcaataatttttatgtgaAATCTGTAATGGAAATTCTAGATTTTCGTGGATTTTACCCCGAACATGGCCTACAAGTTCTCCAAGACAGATCACTCATAATCAATGAATATGGGATCATTGGAATGCATGGCTTGTTGATAGATTTGGGCAGGTGCATTGTTCGAGAAAAATCACCTAAAGAGCCAAGCAATTGGAGCAGATTGTGGAAGTACCAAGATCTCTATAAAATCATGTCAAATAATatg GCAGCAGAGAAACTTGAAGCCATCGCTGTTGATTATGAATCAGATGATGAGGGGTTTCATGAAATAAGGGTCGATGCTTTATCGAAAATGAGTCACCTTAAGTTGCTCAAACTTTGGGGTGTGACTTCTTCTGGAAGCCTCAATCATCTTTCTGATGAATTAGGATATATTACTTGGGATAAATATCCTTTCGTATGTTTGCCTAAAAGTTTTCAGCCAAACAAACTAGTTGAGTTGTGCCTGGAATACAGCAACATCAAACATCTGTGGAAAGATAGAAAG CCTCTACACAATTTGAGACGTTTGGTTCTCTCTCATTCCAAAAATCTAATCGAGTTGCCAGATTTAGGGGAGGCTCTAAATCTTGAGTGGCTAGATCTGAAAGGATGCATAAAACTCAAGAAGATTAATCCATCCATCGGTCTTCTAAGAAAGCTGgcttatttgaatttgaaagacTGCACAAGTCTTGTTGAGTTACCACATTTCAAAGAGGACCTAAATCTTCAACATCTAACTCTTGAAGGATGTACACATCTCAAGCATATCAATCCATCCGTCGGTCTTCTAAGAAAGCTTGAATATTTGATTTTGGAAGACTGTAAAAGTCTAGTAAGCTTACCCAACAGCATATTGTGCCTCAATTCACTTAAATATTTGAGTCTATATGGCTGTTCAGGACTGTATAATAGCGGGTTATTAAAAGAACCTAGGGATGCAGAGCTTTTGAAGCAGCTGTGTATAGGTGAAGCTTCTACTGATTCCAAATCAATATCCTCCATAGTGAAAAGGTGGTTTATGTGGTCTCCACGTTTGTGGTATTCCAGAGCACATAACGACTCAGTTGGTTGTCTGTTGCCTTCCGCGCCAACTATCCCACCATCTATGATTCAACTTGATCTAAGTTACTGCAATTTAGTTCAAATCCCCGATGCTATTGGAAATTTACATTGCTTAGAAATCCTAAATTTAGAAGGAAACAGTTTTGCAGCACTGCCTGACCTCAAGGGGCTTTCCAAACTGCGTTATTTAAAATTAGACCATTGCAAGCACTTGAAAGATTTTCCTAAGCTCCCTGCACGAACTGATTTGTCATACACTTTCCTCTTACCAATACTGGGAAGAGCAGTAGAACTTCCAGTTTGGGGATTTAGTGTGCCTAAAGCACCAAATGTAGAACTTCCAAGAGCATTGGGATTAAGTATGTTCAATTGCCCAGAATTAGTTGAGAGGGAAGGCTGCAGTAGCATGGTTTTATcatggatgatacaaattgttCAG GCGCACTACCAAAGCAATTTTGCGTGGTGGCCTATAGGAATGCCTGGATTTTCCAATCCATACATTTGTAGTGTTATTCCAGGAAGTGAAATAGAAGGGTGGTTCACCACTCAGCATGTGAGCAAGGACAACTTAATAACCATAGACCCACCTCCCCTTATGCAGCATGACAAATGCATTGGCGTTGCTTATTGTGTAGTATTCGCAGCTCATTCAACAGATTTGGAGATGGTTCCTCCAGAAACAGAACGAGGTTATCCTGTTATGGGCATCGTTTGGATTCCGGTGGATGTTCATGAAGATGTAGTCACAGACAAATCAGATCACCTGTGCTTATTCTATTCGCCTACGTATATAGGAATTGGAGACtggaaattaaaagtgaaaataatggACAAGAAAGGTTTTCCTGTGGAGGTGAAGAAATACGGGTATCGTAGGGTACATGAAGAGGATCTAGATCTAGAACCATCACTCAACACAGCAGGAATCCGGAAGAGGAAAAGGGGAACTGATGAATAA